Proteins encoded in a region of the Zea mays cultivar B73 chromosome 2, Zm-B73-REFERENCE-NAM-5.0, whole genome shotgun sequence genome:
- the LOC100282663 gene encoding uncharacterized protein LOC100282663, with protein MAHAAAAAAVPLRRPLLFLKEARLLSTLATPLPGLRHPRALRPTGPLPSDAEDTDDPDAGDGAAVSFKKSRNELKREARRAVKWGMDLAKFSPPQIKRILSAASLEREVFDALMLVKKFGPDVREGRRRQFNYIGSLLRDAQPELMDTLIQASKDGDERKLYTLLSEGKLLVEEEEEEEEDLPDGEEENQEYMKIADRWFDGLLCKDISVTNEVYSVHSVEFDRQELRKLVKRAHMFQESTQNKDGEESNAKLSGAKKPLMRFLRSLAKEAYAP; from the exons atggcgcatGCGGCGGCGGCCGCCGCCGTGCCGTTACGTCGTCCGCTCCTCTTCCTCAAGGAGGCTCGACTCCTGTCCACACTCGCGACCCCCTTACCTGGGCTCCGCCACCCGCGCGCCCTCCGACCCACAGGCCCCTTGCCCTCCGATGCCGAGGACACCGACGATCCAGACGCCGGCGACGGCGCCGCCGTGTCCTTCAAGAAGAGCCGCAACGAACTGAAGCGGGAGGCCCGCCGCGCCGTGAAGTGGGGAATGGACCTCGCCAAGTTCTCCCCACCTCAGATCAAGCGCATCCTCAGTGCCGCGTCGCTGGAGCGCGAGGTGTTCGACGCGCTAATGCTCGTGAAG AAGTTTGGGCCGGATGTGCGGGAAGGAAGGAGGAGACAGTTCAATTACATCG GAAGTCTTTTGCGCGATGCACAACCAGAATTGATGGATACTCTAATACAAGCTTCTAAGGATGGAGATGAGAGGAAGTTATATACCTTACTTAGTGAAGGTAAACTGTTGGtggaagaagaggaagaggaggaaGAGGACCTACCTGATGGAGAAGAG GAGAATCAAGAGTATATGAAAATTGCAGATAGATGGTTTGACGGCCTCCTCTGCAAAGACATTTCAGTTACTAATGAAGTTTACTCTGTCCATAGTGTTGAATTTGATCGTCAG GAGCTGCGGAAGCTTGTGAAGAGAGCCCACATGTTCCAAGAAAGCACACAAAATAAAGATGGGGAAGAATCTAATGCGAAGCTTTCTGGAGCAAAGAAACCACTTATGAGGTTCCTTCGTTCCCTTGCAAAGGAGGCTTATGCTCCATAG